The genomic segment CAGATTGGCATCCAGGAAGATGACCGTGCCAGACATACGCTGTTGCAATCGAGCACCACATTTCCAGAAGATGGCATAGAGGTCTTCCTCTGATGGCAGTCGGTGATAGACCCAAGGGATAGCACGATAGAGCACTTTCTTAAATCCACTCTGACGTAGATAGGTATTAAGCTCCTCAAAAAGTACTAGCACATCAGCGGTGGTTACATCTTCATCCATCAACAACCCACCATAGGTCAAACCACGATGAGAACAGAAAATATCCCCTACCTCATGAGCAGGAAGAACTGAGTGTAGATGATTGCCAATATAAAACAATAATGAGTGATCAAAGAAACGGTCACTATGATAGTCCATATATTCACGATAGAACAAGAAGGTGGCATTACGCGACTTTTCCACATAATGGTTCCACACATCGTGATGGGCTGGAGTATATCTAACAATCGTAAACATTACTTTGCTGTCAGTTTCAGGAACTCATCGTAGTCGTAGATATATTCATCCTCATCAAAGAGTTCAGATGCCAGCACCAGACAAACAGCGCCACTTGAGAAATCCTCCAACGTACGCCACACATTAGTTCCTACATAGAGTCCCTGATACGGATGATTCAGATGAAAAGTTTGACGCACCTCACCGTCATAGACCTCCACATCAAACGATCCACTTACTGCTATGATAATCTCCTCGCAAGTGCGATGAGCATGACCACCACGACGCTCACCCGATGGGACATCGTAAGTCCAATAGACACGAGCAATATCGAATGGAATATTCTTCAACTGCTCAGCTACTGTCAAATTGCCACGAGGATCGACAATCTTAGGCAGGTCAATTATCTTGGCCCTATCCATCTTTTAATGTTCGAATTTAGTATACGGATCAGTGCCAAGGACAGTTTTCGCCAAGCGCTTGGCCTTATCTCGAAGAGCATTGACATCATCACCCACCTCACCATAGCAGAGGACGACACCCATACGACGCCCCTTATGAGCTTCTGGCTTACCAAAAATACGAATGCGGGTGCGATCCTCCTTCAGAGCCTCCTCCAGATTATAATCGAGCAGAGAACGATTAACAGGTGCCGACGCCTCTTTAGGCGAGAGAATTACTGCCGACGCACCAGCATGCTCCAGATGAATAGCAGGAATAGGCAACCCCATCACAGCACGGAAATGCAGTTCAAACTCACTGAGATTAGTAGTATGTCCCAAGGTCACCATACCAGTGTCATGCGGACGGGGAGACAACTCAGAGAAGATGACCTCGCCCTGCTTGGTCAGGAAAAACTCAACACCCCAGATACCTGCACCAGTCAGCGCCTTGGTCACCTGGTCCGCCATATACTGGGCCTTCTTCAACGCCTCGTCACTAATCTTATAAGGTTGCCAAGACTCACGATAGTCACCAGCCTTTTGCACATGTCCAATGGGAGGACAGAACAGTGTGGGCCAGCCATTCT from the Prevotella sp. E15-22 genome contains:
- a CDS encoding FdtA/QdtA family cupin domain-containing protein — encoded protein: MDRAKIIDLPKIVDPRGNLTVAEQLKNIPFDIARVYWTYDVPSGERRGGHAHRTCEEIIIAVSGSFDVEVYDGEVRQTFHLNHPYQGLYVGTNVWRTLEDFSSGAVCLVLASELFDEDEYIYDYDEFLKLTAK
- the purT gene encoding formate-dependent phosphoribosylglycinamide formyltransferase yields the protein MKKILLLGSGELGKEFVIAAMRAGQYVIACDRYDNAPAMQVADEREVFSMLDGDALEAVVKKHQPDIIVPEIEAIRTERLFKFEEQGIQVVPSARAVNFTMNRRAIRDLAAKELGLRTAKYFYAKTFEEFKAAADEIGFPCVVKPLMSSSGHGQSYVHNDDELEQAFKEAMEGSRGDVKEVIIEEFIDFDSEFTLLTVTQKNGWPTLFCPPIGHVQKAGDYRESWQPYKISDEALKKAQYMADQVTKALTGAGIWGVEFFLTKQGEVIFSELSPRPHDTGMVTLGHTTNLSEFELHFRAVMGLPIPAIHLEHAGASAVILSPKEASAPVNRSLLDYNLEEALKEDRTRIRIFGKPEAHKGRRMGVVLCYGEVGDDVNALRDKAKRLAKTVLGTDPYTKFEH